CGGTACTGTGCCGCGCGGGCCTGAAGGCCACCTTCGCCAACGCCTACGCCACCGCCGCCATCCCGCGCTACGTCGCCGGCGAGGCGCCGATGTCGTGCACGTCGGCCATGGCGTACTACGGCGAGGGTTGCTTCCGCGATACGGCGATGTTCAACCGCGGCGACGCGGTCTACTTCGACCTGACGGGGCGGTACGCGCGGCGGCGCGGCGACGACGTGCAGCTGATGACGCCGGCTCGAGCCGGCGAGGCGCTCGCCCGCATCGCCCTCGCCCACGACTTCACCCTCTACGAATACTTCCTCACCGACTTCGCCGGCCACCGCCAAAACATGGGGCGCGCGGTCCGCTACCTGGAAGATGTTGACGCCGCGCTGGGCGCCGTGCTAAATTATTACGACCTGGGGCGCCACCTGTTGATACTCACAAGCGACCACGGCAACGTCGAAGACCTGTCGACGCGCTCGCACACCAGGAACCCGGTCCCGCTGCTGGCCGCCGGCGCCGGCCACGACGAATTCGCCCGGCGCTGCGACGACGTTATGGACGTCGCCCGGGCCGTCTTCAAGTACTTCGCCGTCGACCCGGTGAAATATTCAGGCCGCCCTATAAGGACCGAGTTGATAAAACTACCCGAGTAAATGGCCGAGCTTCTACGAATCGAGAAGTTGAGCAAGAACTTCGGCGGCCTCGCCGCCCTAAAGGACGTGAGCCTCGCCATCGCCGAGGGCGAGATCGTCGGCCTTATAGGCCCCAACGGCGCCGGCAAAACGACGCTCTTCAACGCCATCACGGGGATTTATCCGCCCACCGCCGGCGACGTACGCTACCGGGGCAAGGTCATCGCCCGCGCCAAGAGGCGCGCGCGGTGGCTGCCGTTCTTCTCCGTCGCCGCGTTGGTATGCACGGTCGTGGCCTTCGTCTTCGGCGAACGGTACCTGTTCACGCCGGCGGGCGCGGGCGCCGCGTCGCTGGCCGTCGCGCTGGCCTTCACCGTGGTGGGCGTCGCGTTCGCGCCCAAGGGAAGCGTCCGCCCGGACCAGATCGCGGGCCGCGGCCTCTACCGCACTTTCCAGAGCATCAACCTCTTCGACGAGATGACGAGCCTGGAGAACGTCGAGGTGGGCGGCCATCGCATGTCGCGCGTGGGCGTGGCGGACGCGGTGTTCCTTACGCCGCGCTACCGCCGCGACGAGGGCCGCGTGCGGGAGGCGGCGCTCGCCGCCGTCAAGTTCGTCGCGCTGGAGGGGAAGGAGGAGTGGAAGGCGGCCTCGCTCCCCTACGGCCTACAACGGCGACTCGAGATCGCCCGGGCGCTGGTTTCGAAACCCAAACTGCTCCTGCTCGACGAGCCCGCCGCCGGCCTTAATCCCACCGAGAAGAACGAACTTTTAGAGCTCATACGCGAGATACGCGACACCGGCGTTACGGTATTTTTAATCGAACACGACGTGAAGCTCGTCATGAACGTATGCGACCGCGTCGTCGTACTGGACCACGGCGAGGCCATCGCCGCCGGCCGCCCGGAAGAGGTCCAGAACGACCCGCGCGTCATCGAAGCGTACCTGGGGACGAAGGCGAGCAAGGAGGTTCACTGACATGCGGGGGTTATTGTTGACGGCGACGGCGGCGTTGATACTTAGCGCCGGCTGCGGCGGCAAGGCCGAGGAGAAGCCGGAAGAAACTTGTCCCCCGGCCGCCGCCGAGAAGGAAGCCAATCCGGGGACCGCCGACTTCCGCGAGCTGCCGGCGGTCTCGTGCGAGGGCGGAGAGCCGCTGCTCGAGGTCCTGGCCGCGCGGCGCTCAACGCGCACCTACGGCGACCGCAAGTTGACGGCGGAGGAGGTAGCGTATTTGCTTTGGGCGGGCCAGGGCATAACTTCGGCTCGAGGTCTGCGTACCGCCCCGTCGGCGGGCGCGCTCTACCCGATGACCCTCTACTACGCCGACGACGTCGCGCTGTGGCGCTACGATACGCGTCGCCACGGCCTGGCGAAGGTGGTGGACGGCGACGTCCGCCGCGACCTCGCCCGGGCGGGTTTGGACCAGGCGCCGCTCAAACGGGCGCCCGGGATAATCGTGGTCGTCGCGAAGCCGGCCGTAACCGCCGCCAAGTACGGCGACCGGGCCGAGCGCTACTGCATGCTCGAGGCAGGCCACGTTGGCCAGAACATATTACTGACGGCGGAGGCGCTGGGGTTGGGCGCCTGTCCGCTCGGCGCCTTCCGCGACGGCGACGTGCTCGACGTTTTGGGATTGGGAGACGACTATCTGCCGTTGTATCTAATTCCCGTGGGAGAGAAGTTCGTCTCGGAATGAAAAAAGGAAGCGACAGCGGACCGATGGCGACGACGGCCCTGTTCCGGAGCTCGGTCTTTTCGAAAATGAACGCCTTGATACCGCCGGCGCTGGCGGCCGTCGTCTTAATCTTAATGGCCGCTGCTCCAGGCGAAGGGAGCGGCAGGTACTTTTCGTACGCTATGGGGTCGGCCATAGTGCTTATCCTGGTGGCCGCAGCGGTCAATTTCAGCCGCCTCGTCGTTGCCTTCGACGGCCGGCACGTGGTCCTCCGATACGGCGTCGTACGTAAGAAAATAGCCGTCGGGGAAATCGTCTCGATAGAGCCGGCCCAAATAAAGTGGTGGCGCTTCGGCGGGACGGGGATACGGATGGGCGGCGGGATGCGCGGCTGGGTAACCGCCTCCGGCCCGGGCGTCAAAATAGAGGCCACGCGCGGCACCACGTGCGCCAATTGCGAACGGGCGGAGCGGCTGGTCGCGCTGGTCGACGAATTCAAACGCGCCGCCGAGGAGCGGCAAACGTGAACGACGGACCGTTCTTTAAACTGGAGGGCGTGAGCGTCTCGTACGGCCCCATCGAAGCGCTGCGCCGCGTCACGCTCGAGGTCGGCGAGGGCGAGGTGGTGTGCCTCATCGGCGCCAACGGCGCCGGCAAGTCGACGACGCTCATGACGATATCGGGCATCCTGAAGCCGAAGGCCGGCCGCAAGTTCTTCGACGGCGACGACATCACCGCGCTCCACCCGGACAAGGTCGTCGCCCGGGGCATCGTCCAGGTGCCGGAGGGACGCCGGATATTCCCGCGGATGTCGGTGGCCGAGAATTTGGAAATGGGCGCCTTCGCCCGGGGCGGGGGCGACGGCCGGCGGCGCATTCAGCACGTCTTCGAGCTCTTCCCCGTCCTGGCGGAGCG
This region of bacterium genomic DNA includes:
- a CDS encoding ABC transporter ATP-binding protein, whose product is MAELLRIEKLSKNFGGLAALKDVSLAIAEGEIVGLIGPNGAGKTTLFNAITGIYPPTAGDVRYRGKVIARAKRRARWLPFFSVAALVCTVVAFVFGERYLFTPAGAGAASLAVALAFTVVGVAFAPKGSVRPDQIAGRGLYRTFQSINLFDEMTSLENVEVGGHRMSRVGVADAVFLTPRYRRDEGRVREAALAAVKFVALEGKEEWKAASLPYGLQRRLEIARALVSKPKLLLLDEPAAGLNPTEKNELLELIREIRDTGVTVFLIEHDVKLVMNVCDRVVVLDHGEAIAAGRPEEVQNDPRVIEAYLGTKASKEVH
- a CDS encoding SagB/ThcOx family dehydrogenase → MRGLLLTATAALILSAGCGGKAEEKPEETCPPAAAEKEANPGTADFRELPAVSCEGGEPLLEVLAARRSTRTYGDRKLTAEEVAYLLWAGQGITSARGLRTAPSAGALYPMTLYYADDVALWRYDTRRHGLAKVVDGDVRRDLARAGLDQAPLKRAPGIIVVVAKPAVTAAKYGDRAERYCMLEAGHVGQNILLTAEALGLGACPLGAFRDGDVLDVLGLGDDYLPLYLIPVGEKFVSE
- a CDS encoding ABC transporter ATP-binding protein — encoded protein: MNDGPFFKLEGVSVSYGPIEALRRVTLEVGEGEVVCLIGANGAGKSTTLMTISGILKPKAGRKFFDGDDITALHPDKVVARGIVQVPEGRRIFPRMSVAENLEMGAFARGGGDGRRRIQHVFELFPVLAERRGQRGGTLSGGEQQMLAIARALMASPRLLLLDEPSLGLAPQYVETIFETVRRVNAEGITIFLVEQNAAMALEVSSRGYVMETGSVVLADTSANLRANDGVRKAYLGEA